Sequence from the Paenibacillus tundrae genome:
ATCGTATTGCTGCTCTGCCATTTATTTCGCGCTCCCCTCTGCCGGTGTCTCTGCTTGATATTCCTGTGCAATCCGAACTGCAATTTGTTCATAGCCTTGTCCATTGGGGTGGAAATGATCGGATGATAAATATTCGCCCAGATGATTCTCAAATAGATCAAATGTAGGAACGAGCGTCATGTTGTCTTCATTGTCCAGAATAGCGGAAGCGGCATCGTTCCATGCCGAAACAACTGCATTACCAGGCTCCTCCAGTTCCTTCACATCACCAAACGGATTATAGAGACCAAGGTATGCAATCTGAGCAGTCGGATTAATCTCTTTTACTTTCTTCAATATTTCTTGAAGACGTTTAGACGTTTCCGGTAAAGCGGCTGACAACGATTCTGCTGTTGGTGGATTTTCCCCTTGCAGAACTTGCCCTCCCTGAAACAGGTCATTCGCCCCAATTGAAATGAGAATAAAATTGGACTGCTTCAGCACATAACGTACGCCTTGCTCATCGAGTTTCGTCAATAACGCATCTGTTCTCAGTCCATTAACACCAAGGTTATTCAGAACCTGTACATCGTAGCCCTCATCTTTCAGGATGTTTCCCGCCCGTCGTACAAAGCCT
This genomic interval carries:
- a CDS encoding GDSL-type esterase/lipase family protein gives rise to the protein MKKQKKVLDSAPWIWRIVGTLSILATLLLIFGFGYAIKDVIYPEGDTSLNSGDKAAASSDNQDEPAVVEDGKIRMAVIGDSLARGTGDDQGLGFVRRAGNILKDEGYDVQVLNNLGVNGLRTDALLTKLDEQGVRYVLKQSNFILISIGANDLFQGGQVLQGENPPTAESLSAALPETSKRLQEILKKVKEINPTAQIAYLGLYNPFGDVKELEEPGNAVVSAWNDAASAILDNEDNMTLVPTFDLFENHLGEYLSSDHFHPNGQGYEQIAVRIAQEYQAETPAEGSAK